DNA sequence from the Pseudomonas fluorescens Q2-87 genome:
GTGGCGGCGCACCTCAGTACTTCGCATAGATGCTCTCCACCACGCTGCGCTGATTGTTTCCCACCACCGCCACCGCCGTGATCCGGTACAGCGTCGCCGATGTATTGCTGGGAACGTTGACCGCCGAGAGCGTGGTGCCGATGTTCTGCACGCCATAAAACCCGCTGCCGGCGGCGACCCAGGTCACGCCCGAGGATGAGTTGCGCCCGGCTGCCGTAACCGTCGCCGACTCGGCCGGCGGCGCGCATTGCGTCGCGGTGGTACAGACCGCCAGCGAATACGTCTCGGCCTGCACGGCCGTCTCGCCGAGCCTCAACGCCGCCTCGGCGATCTGGAAGGACTGGTTGCGCAACATGACGCTGCTGGTCATCTTTTCCTGGAGCGTCGCGCTCTGCATCGACGACAGCCCGATCAATGTCAGCAGCAACAGGAACACCAGGCTGACCAGCAAGGCCATGCCACGCTGAGAGTGCCCGAAGGGCGTCGAATTCATCAGTCGCCCTCCCTTACAAGAGCCGGTTGCGCAAAGCGGCAACCACGTTGAAAGTCTGCTCGCGCACGGCATTCTTCGGATCGAAGAGCGTCAGGGTCAGGCGCACGCTGCGAATCAGCGCCGGATCAGAGGGATTGCTGATATAGCTGGACGTCGCGCTGTCCGTCGCGCTGCCGGCCACGCCGAACATCACGTCGAACGCCCGCACGTTATCCACCAGCACAAACAAGGTCGGGTTGCCGACCCCGCTGCCCAGGAGCAATTGGTTGTTGTTGAAGCTGTAGACCAGCCGGCGGATCGGGAAGGCCAACTGCCCTGCCGCTGGCGCCCGTGCGTTTGTGTAGGCCGTCGCCGAGGTACGGCAGTCGGAAAGGACAGTCCAGGTCGGAGCGCTACCGCTATTACCTACGTCGGCGGTGACCAAGGTCAATTTTTTGTTGGCCTCGTCCCAGCGGATCGGGGTGATCTGGCTGGCATTGAAATCTTTAGCCGTGGAAGCATCGGTAATGGTCGCCAGACAACCGAACATACCCACCATGCGAAGCTCCTGGACCATTTTGCTCAGGACGAACCGGGCGTCTTCCTGCATGGCCGCCGCAGCACTCTGACTGACGTAGGTGTTTTTGGCCGCGATGAAAATCTGCACGACACCCAACACGACGATCAGGCTGAGCACCAGCGCGATCATCAATTCGATCAGGCCAAACCCCCGACTACGGCTGTTCATGGCGGTGTACCCACCGGGTCTGCCGCGACACGGCTGGTCAGTACGAAGCTGCGCCGTGCCTCGGCCGCGTTGGTGGTATTGGCGGCACGGGCATCGTCCCAGGAAATGGTGATGGTGTAGACCCGCTTGTTCAGCGCCACAGCGCCCGTGGCCGTGGCGCCACCGAAGGCGATGATGTTGGTCTTGAAGTCATAAAGGTCCTGGTCGCGGGCCACGTTGAGGTTCGCCGAGCTGGGCGGTGTAATGGTGTAGTCGGCGCCGGAGTTGGCGCGGATGCGGTCCATCATGTCGTAGGCGATGAAACTGGCCTGGCTGGTCATGCGCGAGCTGTCGGTGTACTTGAGGGCATTGAGCTGAATCATCGCCGCCCCCAACAAGCCCACGCCGAGAATCAGCACTGCCACTAGTACCTCGATCAGCGTCATACCCTTCTGGGCCCTTTTACTGCGATTGGTCATCCGCAACTTCCACCCAATACGATTCGTCCATTGAGACAAACATTCAGCGTCCTGGTCTGTGCTCCCCGCACATAATTGAAACTCACCGGCGTGGCCGGCGCCGACAAGCCGCCCAGGTTGTTGAAATCGATGTTGGTCACCTCTGAGGTTAGCGTCAGAGTCGCACCGCCGCTCATCGCCGGAACAACCCGCAACACATTGGCCGGTGTGCCTGTGCTGTCATACACCGTCAATTCGCCGCTCCAGACGCTGCCCTGGGCCGTGGGGCGGATCCGCGTGGTGATGCCACGGTCGATCGCCGTCATCCGGGCAAAGTTCAGCGCTCGGCGCAGATCGCCGATATCGGTGTCGGCCTTGGTGCCCTGCATCGAACCGGTGAACGCCGGCACCGCCATCGTGATAAGGATCAGCAGCACAGCCAAGGCCACCAGCACCTCGACCAGCGTGAAACCTTTTGTACGAAGATCCATCGATGCCCTCCGTTGCCGTCGGCTATACCTGCTTCTACACGCTAGAACAAACCGCCGCCGTGTGTGCAGTTGTTTCGGCTTGCGGCGCCAGGACCGCGCCATTTTCATGCTCCAGGGAGGAGACATCATGTATCAACAGGGCTTCAGCCTGATCGAACTGCTCATGGGACTGGCAATCGCCGCAATTGTTCTGTCGTGGACCGGCACGGGCTACAAAGAGCTGATCGCATCCATCGAACGCGATGACACCGCGCAATTACTGATCAGCGGGTTGCGCAGCGCCCGCAGCGAAGCCATCGCTCGCAACCGGACGGTCGTGCTCAGAGGGATAGACAACGATTGGGGCCGGGGCTGGCGCATTACCCTGGACGATAAGGAAAAAACCGTGCTGATGGAACGCAGCAACCGCGCTCGAGTAATGGGCAACCGGCACGTAAAACGTTCGGTGAGGTTCAGCAACCTGGGGGAAGCGCTGCTGCCCAGTGGCGGCTTTCAGGCCGGTACGCTGCATGTCTGCGCCAGACACGGGCCGGTCAGCCATCATCAAGTGATATTGGCGCCTTCCGGCCGTGTCCGCATGGAAAGTGTCAAAGCCGAGCAGGCCCTGTGTGAGAAAGGACTCAAAGCAAGGAGCGGACGCGCAGCTCTTTCGGCATCGAGAACGTAATGTTTTCCTCGCGACCGGCCAACTCATCGGCACCCGTTGCGCCCCAGGCCTGCAATTGCTGGATCACGCCGCGCACCAATACTTCTGGCGCGGAAGCACCGGCGGTGATGCCGATACGCTCGACGCCATCGAACCAGCTGCGTTGCATATCCTCGGCCCCATCGATCAGGTAGGCCGGCGTGGACATGCGCTCGGCCAGCTCCCGCAAACGGTTGGAATTGGAGCTGTTCGGGCTACCAACGACCAGGACCACATCGCATTCGTCGGCCAGTTGCTTGACCGCGTCCTGCCGGTTCTGGGTGGCGTAGCAGATGTCGTCCTTGCGCGGGCCGCCAATGGCCGGAAAACGAGCGCGCAGGGCGTCGATCACACGGCTGGTGTCGTCCATGGACAGAGTCGTCTGGGTCACGAAGGCCAGGCTTTCGGGGTTGCGTACCTGCAAGGCCGCAACATCTTCCTCGTCTTCGACCAGGTAGATCGCACCGCCGTTGCTGGCATCGTATTGGCCCATGGTACCTTCGACTTCCGGGTGGCCTTCATGGCCGATCAGGATGCATTCGCGACCGTCACGGCTGTAGCGGGCCACTTCGATGTGCACCTTGGTCACCAATGGGCACGTCGCGTCGAACACCTTCAGGCCACGGCCGGCGGCTTCGCTGCGCACCGCCTGGGAAACGCCATGGGCGCTGAAGATCACGATGACGTCATCCGGCACCTGGTCCAGTTCCTCGACGAAAATGGCCCCGCGGCTACGCAGGTCTTCGACAACGAATTTGTTGTGGACCACTTCGTGGCGCACGTAGATAGGCGGCCCGAAGACTTCCAGGGCGCGGTTGACGATTTCGATCGCCCGGTCCACGCCGGCGCAGAAGCCACGGGGGTTGGCGAGTTTGATTTGCATGCTGTGCCTCGTGTCTGTGGGAGCGAGCCTGCTCGCGATGCGGTGGATCAGCCAACTCGATGGCGGCTGTGACTCAGTTATCGCGAGCAGGCTCGCTCCCACAGGTATTGTTGGAGCAACCAATGCCCATTAAATCTTAAACCGCCTTGACCTCGATGATTTCCACTTCGAAGCTCAAGGTCTTGCCCGCCAGCGGGTGGTTGAAGTCCACGGTCACTTGGGCGTCGTCAAATGCCTTCACCACACCCGGCAGCTCGGTATTGGCGGCGTCGTTGAAGATCACCAGCAAACCCTCGGACAGCTCCATGTCCTGGAACTGCGAGCGTGGCATGGTCTGCACGTTTTGCGGGTTGGGCTGACCAAAGGCGTTTTCCGGCGGCACGACCACGGTGCGCTTGTCGCCGGCCTTGAAACCGAAGATCGCGGCTTCGAAGCCTGGCAACAGGTTACCGTCGCCAACCTTGAACACAGCCGGGTCCTTGTCGAAGGTGCTGTCGACGGTGTCGCCGTTTTCCAGGTGCAGGGCGAAGTGAAGCTTCACTTCGGTGTTTTGAGCGATACGCTGCTCAGTCATGGACGGCTTCTCCGGTTTTCTTGCTCTTGAACATGTCCAGGGCCAGCATCACGGCGCCCACGGTGATGGCGCTGTCGGCAAAGTTGAACGCCGGGAAATACCAGCGGTTCTGCCAATGCACCAGAATGAAATCGATGACGTGGCCCAAGGCAATACGGTCATACAGATTGCCCAGCGCGCCACCGAGCACCAGCGCCAGCGCCACGGCCAGCCAGGTTTCATCGCGCCCCAAGCGCTTGAGCCAGACCACCAGCACGCCACTGACCACCACGGCGATCAGGGCGAACAGCCAGCGCTGCCAGCCCGAACTGTCGGCCAGGAAGCTGAACGCTGCGCCAGTGTTGTAGGCCAGGGTCCAGCTGAAGTAGTCGGGAATGACCACGATCTGCTGGTACATCGTCAACGAGCTTTCGAAGTAGTACTTGCTGGCCTGGTCGATGACCAGAACCAGCACGCTCAACCATAACCAACCCAGCCGTCCGAAACGGCCCGCCACATTAGGCATAGTGGCGAACCTCACCGGTGCCGCTGATGTTGTCGACGCAACGACCGCAGATTTCCGGATGCTCGGGATTCACGCCGACATCTTCGCGGCAGTGCCAGCAACGGGCACACTTGACGAAGCTCGACTTGACTACCTTGAGCTTCAGGCCGGCCACTTCGGTGACCACGGCATCGGCGGGTGCCTGCACCAATGGCGCGACACTGGCAGCGGAGGTGATCAGCACGAAGCGCAGCTCGTTGCCCAGCTTGGCCAGGTCGGCGCTCAGGGCCTCTTCTGCGTAAAGCGTGACTTCGGCCTGCAGGTTGCCACCGACGGCCTTGGCCGCGCGCTGGATCTCCATTTCCTTGTTGACCGCAGTCTTGACCGCCATGATCCGGTCCCAATAGGCACGGTCCAGCTCGAAGCCCTGGGGCAACTCGGTCAGGCCGTCGTACCAGGTGTTGAGCATCACCGACTCGTTGCGCTCGCCCGGCAGGTATTGCCACAGCTCATCGGCGGTGAACGCCAGGATCGGCGCGATCCAGCGCACCAACGCTTCGCTGATGTGGAACAGCGCGGTCTGGCACGAACGACGGGCCTTGCTGTTGGCACCGGTGGTGTACTGGCGGTCCTTGATGATGTCGAGGTAGAAACCACCCAGTTCCTGCACGCAGAAATTGTGGATCTTGGAGTAGACGTTCCAGAAGCGATACTCGCCGTAATGCTCCTGCAATTCGCGTTGCAGCAACAGGGTACGGTCGACGGCCCAACGGTCCAGCGCGAGCATTTCCTCGGCCGGCAGCAGGTCGGTGGCCGGGTTGAAACCGGTCAGGTTCGAGAGCAGGAAGCGTGCGGTGTTACGGATCCGCCGGTAGGCGTCCGCGCTGCGCTGCAGGATCTGCTCGGAAACCGCCATCTCGCCGGAATAGTCGGTGGACGCGACCCACAGGCGCATGATGTCGGCGCCCAGGGTGTCGTTGACCTTCTGCGGCGCGATCACGTTGCCCAGGGACTTGGACATCTTGCGCCCGGACTCATCGACGGTGAAACCGTGGGTCAGCAGCTCGCGGTACGGCGCGTGGTTGTCGATGGCGCAACCGGTCAGCAACGACGAGTGGAACCAGCCGCGGTGCTGGTCGGAGCCTTCCAGGTACAGGTCGGCGCGCGGGCCGGTCTCGTGGCCCATCGGGTGCGAACCGCGCAGCACGTGCCAGTGGGTGGTGCCGGAGTCGAACCAGACGTCCAGGGTGTCGCTGATCTTGTCGTACAGCGGCGCTTCGTCGCCCAACAGTTCGGCGGCATCCATCTTGAACCAGGCTTCGATGCCTTCGACTTCAACACGCTTGGCCACGGCTTCCATCAGCTCAACGGTGCGCGGGTGCAGCTCGCCGCTTTCCTTGTTCAGGAAGAACGGGATCGGCACGCCCCAGTTGCGCTGGCGGGAGATGCACCAGTCCGGACGATTGGCGATCATCGAGTGCAGGCGCGCCTGGCCCCATGCCGGTACGAATTGGGTCTCTTCGATGGCTTTGAGCGAACGCTGGCGCAGGGTGTCGCCGGTGGTTGGCTGCTTGTCCATGCCGATGAACCACTGCGCGGTGGCGCGGTAGATCAGCGGGGTCTTGTGGCGCCAGCAATGCATGTAGCTGTGTTCGATGACGGTGGTATGCAGCAGCGCGCCGACTTCGGTCAGCTTGTCGACGATGGCCGGGTTGGCTTTCCAGATGAACTGGCCGCCGAAGAACTCCAGCGACGGCGCGTAGACGCCATTGCTCTGCACCGGGTTGAGGATGTCATCGTTGACCATGCCGTATTTCTTGCAGGTCACGAAGTCGTCGACGCCATAGGCCGGTGCGGAGTGAACCACGCCGGTCCCCGCGCCCAGTTCCACGTAGTCGGCCAGGTACACCGGCGACAAGCGGTCGTAGAACGGATGACGGAAGTTGATCAGCTCCAGGGCCGAACCCGGCGCGGTGGCCAGCACCGAGCCTTCGAGGTTGTAGCGGGCCAGGCACGATTCGACCAGTTCTTCGGCCAGCACCAGCAGCTTGTCGCCGACATCGACCAGGGCGTAGTTGAACTCCGGGTGGACGTTCAGCGCCTGGTTGGCCGGGATGGTCCACGGGGTGGTGGTCCAGATCACGATCGACGCCGGCTTGGCCAGCTTGCCCAGGCCGAACGCGGCGGCGAGCTTGTCTTCATCGGCGATCGGGAACGCGACGTCGATGGTCGAGGACTTTTTGTTCTCGTACTCGACTTCCGCCTCGGCCAGGGCCGAACCGCAATCGAAGCACCAATTCACCGGCTTGAGGCCCTTGAACACGAAGCCGCCCTCGACGATTTTCGCCAAGGCACGGATTTCGCCGGCTTCGTTCGCAAAGTCCATGGTCTTGTAGGGGTTGGCGAAGTCGCCCAGCACGCCGAGGCGGATGAATTCGGACTTCTGCCCTTCGATCTGCTCGGTGGCGTAGGCACGGCACAGTTCGCGGGTCTTGTCCGCGCCCAGGTTCTTGCCGTGGGTCACTTCGACCTTGTGCTCGATCGGCAGGCCGTGGCAGTCCCAGCCCGGGACATAAGGCGCGTCAAAACCCGAGAGGGTCTTGGAGCGGATGATCATGTCCTTGAGAATCTTGTTCAGCGCGTGACCGATGTGGATGGTGCCGTTGGCGTACGGAGGGCCGTCGTGCAGGACGAACTTCGGACGATCCTTGCCAATCTCGCGCAACTTTCCGTACAGGCCAATGCTGTCCCAACGCTGCAGAATCTGTGGTTCGCGCTGAGGCAGGCCGGCCTTCATTGGGAAGGCGGTGTCCGGAAGGTTTAGCGTGGCTTTATAGTCGGTCATTTAAGGCTCTTCATTAGCGATTGGCGCTGGTTGCGACAAGGGCACGGGCGGCGGCGATATCTGCATGGATCGCCGTCTTGAGCGCCTCCAGAGAGGCAAAACGCTGCTCTTCACGCAGCTTCTGGTGGAAAACCACCGTCAAACGCCGGTCATACAGATCGCCGGCAAAATCCAGAATGTGTACTTCGAGATGGGCCTTGCCATCCCCTTGCACCGTGGGCCGTACGCCAATATTGGCAACACCGGGCCAGGTCTTGCCGTCGATATCGACACTCACCAGGAATACGCCGGTCAGCGGCACACGACGACGCTTGAGCTGCACGTTGGCGGTTGGCGTGCCCAATTGGCGCGCCAGTTTCTGCCCGTGCAGGATCCGCCCGGCAATCCGGTACGGCCGGCCGAGCAAGCGCTCGGCCAATGCAAAATCGGCAGCCGCCAGGGCATTACGGACCTGGGTACTGCTGACGCGCAAGCCATCCATCTCGACGGTCTGCGCCGCCTCGACGGTGAAGCCTTGGGCGATACCTGCCTGTTGCAGGTAGTCGAAATCGCCTGAACGGTCGCAACCGAAACGGAAATCATCGCCGACTTCCAAGTGTTTCACATCGAGACCGTCCACCAGGATGGTATCGACGAACTCGGCGGCGCTGAGCTTGCTCAGGCGCTGGTTGAAGGCCAGGCACAAGACCCGGTCGACGCCCTCGGCGGCCAGCAGTTGCAGCTTGTCCCGCAACCGGGCCAGACGGGCCGGGGCGGTGTCCGGGGCGAAAAATTCCCGGGGCTGCGGCTCGAAGATCACCACGCAGCTGGGCACGCCCAATTCCAGCGCACGCTCGCGCAGCCGCGCCAGGATAGCCTGGTGGCCACGGTGAACACCGTCAAAGTTGCCAATAGTGGCGACACAGCCCCGATGCTGGGGGCGCAGGTTGTGGAGGCCTCGAACCAGCTGCATAACGCGCTTCTTGCTCATAAAGTGGCCGATTATAACCACACCCGGCGGCCGACGACAGGCAACACCGTAACCCAAAGTGATCGAACCGACAAAACCACTGCCCGGCCCGGGATTATCGAGCGCCCGCCCTCAGCTCAAGGCCTTGCGATTGAAGTCGCGCAAACGGAAGCCCATCAGCAGCAACATGCCGAAATAGGCCACCACGCCGGCGACGACCAGCACGCCCAGGCGCAGGAAACGCTCGAACATCTGCCCTTCGCCCCAAGCCGGCATGAAATGCATCGCCCCCAGCAGGACCGCCGACATCACCGCTACGGCGACCAGCAGCTTGAGGCCGAATTTGCCCCAGCCCGGTTGCGGCTGATACATCTTCTGCTTGCGCAGTTGATAAAACAGCAGCCCGGCATTCAGGCAAGCGCCCGCACTGATCGCCAGGGCCAGGCCGGCGTGGGCCAGCGGACCGATGAGCAACAGGTTGAACAATTGGGTCATCACCAGGGTGAAAATGGCGATTTTCACCGGCGTGCGAATGTTCTGCTGGGCGTAGAAGCCCGGCGCCAGCACCTTGATCACGATGATCCCGAGCAGGCCCACCGAATAGGCAACCAGCGCTCGTTGGGTCATCGAGGCATCGAAGGCATTGAACTGGCCGTACTGGAACAACGAAACCGTCAGCGGCTCGGCCAGGATTCCCAGCGCCAGGGAACACGGCAAGACCAGCACGAAACACAAGCGCAGGCCCCAATCGAGGATGCGCGAATATTCCTGACGGTCCTGGCTGGCGTAGGTCTTGGCCAGGGTCGGCAGCAGAATCGTGCCCAGGGCCACGCCCAGCACACCGGACGGCAACTCCATCAGGCGGTCGGCGTAGTACATCCACGACACCGAGCCGGCCACCAGGAACGAAGCGAAGATGGTGTTGATGATCAGCGAAATCTGGCTGACCGACACCCCGAGGATCGCCGGCAGCATCTGCTTCATCACCCGCCACACACCGCTATCGCGCAGATTCAGCCGTGGCAGCACCAGCATGCCGATTTTCTTCAAGTGGGGCAGTTGATACAGCAATTGCGCCAGGCCGCCCACCAGCACGGCCCAGCCGAGGGCCATCACGGGAGGGTTGAAGTACGGGGTCAGAAACACCGCGAACACAATCATGCTGACGTTGAGCAGGGTCGGCACGAAGGCCGGCACGGAAAAGCGGTTCCAGGTATTGAGGATCGCCCCGGCCAGGGACGACAGGGAAATCAGCAATATATAAGGAAAGGTAACCCGCAGCAGGTCCGAGGTGAGCTGGAATTTTTCCGGGGTATCGGTGAAACCTGGTGCCGTGGCCCAGATCACCCATGGCGCGGCGAGCATGCCGGCGGCCGTGACCAGCGCCAGCACCAGCGTCAGCAGCCCGGTAACGTAGGCAATGAAGGTGCGGGTCGCCTCTTCGCCTTTCTGGCTTTTATATTCCGCCAGGATTGGCACGAAGGCCTGGGAAAATGCGCCCTCGGCGAAGATTCGCCGCAACAGGTTAGGCAACTTGAAGGCGATGAAGAAGGCATCGGTGGCCATTCCGGCGCCGAATATCCGGGCGATCAGCGTGTCGCGAACGAACCCCAGGACGCGGGAAAGCATCGTGATAGAGCTGACGGCAGCCAACGATTTGAGCAGATTCATGAAAAGAGTTTTTGCCTGTCGATAAACAGCAGGCGAACAACGCGCCTACTTATGCGATACTCCGCGCCGCTAAACAGTGCAGAGCCAAAGCCCGCGAGTTTACAGGTCGCACGCCGGAAAGAAATCCTCCGGTGCGTCGCACCTGCCATTCAGCGGAACGCGTCACCCGCCCTTGACAAGACTTCAACTCATCGGCATGATTCGCGGCCTATTTTGTTTGCTATTTCCCAAAAAGTCTTTCGAGGAGCTCGACGGTGGCCAACACACCTTCCGCCAAAAAACGTGCAAAACAGGCTGAGAAGCGTCGCAGCCACAACGCCAGCCTGCGTTCCATGGTCCGTACCTACATCAAGAACGTAGTTAAGGCCATCGACGCAAAAGACGCTGAAAAAGCTCAAGCTGCTTACGTTCTGGCTGTGCCAGTTATCGACCGCATGGCCGATAAAGGCATCATCCACAAGAACAAGGCTGCTCGTCATAAGAGCCGCCTGAATGGCCACGTAAAGGCCCTGAACGTTGCCGCTGCTGCCTAAGCGACGCGCTCATTAAAAAACCGACCTCAGGGTCGGTTTTTATTGCCTGGGATTTAACAGGCCCATCGCAAAAAAATGTGGGAGCGGGCTTGCTCGCGAATGCTGTGCGCCAGGTGACACTTACGCCACTGACAGACCGCATTCGCGAGCAAGCCCGCTCCCACACGGGTGTTCTGCGTTGGATTATTGAGCGCGGGCCCACGGCAAGATCGGGATCGCCGTCACCGCATTCTGCGGGCTGCCCTCGATTACGCGGTCGCTGTAGACCAGGTAAACCAGTGTGTTGCGCTTCTTGTCGAGAAAACGCACCACCTGCATAGTCTTGAATACCAGCGAGGTACGCTCCCTGAACACCT
Encoded proteins:
- a CDS encoding pilus assembly PilX family protein, with the translated sequence MNSTPFGHSQRGMALLVSLVFLLLLTLIGLSSMQSATLQEKMTSSVMLRNQSFQIAEAALRLGETAVQAETYSLAVCTTATQCAPPAESATVTAAGRNSSSGVTWVAAGSGFYGVQNIGTTLSAVNVPSNTSATLYRITAVAVVGNNQRSVVESIYAKY
- a CDS encoding PilW family protein; translation: MNSRSRGFGLIELMIALVLSLIVVLGVVQIFIAAKNTYVSQSAAAAMQEDARFVLSKMVQELRMVGMFGCLATITDASTAKDFNASQITPIRWDEANKKLTLVTADVGNSGSAPTWTVLSDCRTSATAYTNARAPAAGQLAFPIRRLVYSFNNNQLLLGSGVGNPTLFVLVDNVRAFDVMFGVAGSATDSATSSYISNPSDPALIRSVRLTLTLFDPKNAVREQTFNVVAALRNRLL
- the pilV gene encoding type IV pilus modification protein PilV, whose translation is MTNRSKRAQKGMTLIEVLVAVLILGVGLLGAAMIQLNALKYTDSSRMTSQASFIAYDMMDRIRANSGADYTITPPSSANLNVARDQDLYDFKTNIIAFGGATATGAVALNKRVYTITISWDDARAANTTNAAEARRSFVLTSRVAADPVGTPP
- a CDS encoding GspH/FimT family pseudopilin codes for the protein MDLRTKGFTLVEVLVALAVLLILITMAVPAFTGSMQGTKADTDIGDLRRALNFARMTAIDRGITTRIRPTAQGSVWSGELTVYDSTGTPANVLRVVPAMSGGATLTLTSEVTNIDFNNLGGLSAPATPVSFNYVRGAQTRTLNVCLNGRIVLGGSCG
- a CDS encoding GspH/FimT family pseudopilin, translating into MYQQGFSLIELLMGLAIAAIVLSWTGTGYKELIASIERDDTAQLLISGLRSARSEAIARNRTVVLRGIDNDWGRGWRITLDDKEKTVLMERSNRARVMGNRHVKRSVRFSNLGEALLPSGGFQAGTLHVCARHGPVSHHQVILAPSGRVRMESVKAEQALCEKGLKARSGRAALSASRT
- the ispH gene encoding 4-hydroxy-3-methylbut-2-enyl diphosphate reductase, coding for MQIKLANPRGFCAGVDRAIEIVNRALEVFGPPIYVRHEVVHNKFVVEDLRSRGAIFVEELDQVPDDVIVIFSAHGVSQAVRSEAAGRGLKVFDATCPLVTKVHIEVARYSRDGRECILIGHEGHPEVEGTMGQYDASNGGAIYLVEDEEDVAALQVRNPESLAFVTQTTLSMDDTSRVIDALRARFPAIGGPRKDDICYATQNRQDAVKQLADECDVVLVVGSPNSSNSNRLRELAERMSTPAYLIDGAEDMQRSWFDGVERIGITAGASAPEVLVRGVIQQLQAWGATGADELAGREENITFSMPKELRVRSLL
- the fkpB gene encoding FKBP-type peptidyl-prolyl cis-trans isomerase; its protein translation is MTEQRIAQNTEVKLHFALHLENGDTVDSTFDKDPAVFKVGDGNLLPGFEAAIFGFKAGDKRTVVVPPENAFGQPNPQNVQTMPRSQFQDMELSEGLLVIFNDAANTELPGVVKAFDDAQVTVDFNHPLAGKTLSFEVEIIEVKAV
- the lspA gene encoding signal peptidase II, encoding MPNVAGRFGRLGWLWLSVLVLVIDQASKYYFESSLTMYQQIVVIPDYFSWTLAYNTGAAFSFLADSSGWQRWLFALIAVVVSGVLVVWLKRLGRDETWLAVALALVLGGALGNLYDRIALGHVIDFILVHWQNRWYFPAFNFADSAITVGAVMLALDMFKSKKTGEAVHD
- the ileS gene encoding isoleucine--tRNA ligase, whose product is MTDYKATLNLPDTAFPMKAGLPQREPQILQRWDSIGLYGKLREIGKDRPKFVLHDGPPYANGTIHIGHALNKILKDMIIRSKTLSGFDAPYVPGWDCHGLPIEHKVEVTHGKNLGADKTRELCRAYATEQIEGQKSEFIRLGVLGDFANPYKTMDFANEAGEIRALAKIVEGGFVFKGLKPVNWCFDCGSALAEAEVEYENKKSSTIDVAFPIADEDKLAAAFGLGKLAKPASIVIWTTTPWTIPANQALNVHPEFNYALVDVGDKLLVLAEELVESCLARYNLEGSVLATAPGSALELINFRHPFYDRLSPVYLADYVELGAGTGVVHSAPAYGVDDFVTCKKYGMVNDDILNPVQSNGVYAPSLEFFGGQFIWKANPAIVDKLTEVGALLHTTVIEHSYMHCWRHKTPLIYRATAQWFIGMDKQPTTGDTLRQRSLKAIEETQFVPAWGQARLHSMIANRPDWCISRQRNWGVPIPFFLNKESGELHPRTVELMEAVAKRVEVEGIEAWFKMDAAELLGDEAPLYDKISDTLDVWFDSGTTHWHVLRGSHPMGHETGPRADLYLEGSDQHRGWFHSSLLTGCAIDNHAPYRELLTHGFTVDESGRKMSKSLGNVIAPQKVNDTLGADIMRLWVASTDYSGEMAVSEQILQRSADAYRRIRNTARFLLSNLTGFNPATDLLPAEEMLALDRWAVDRTLLLQRELQEHYGEYRFWNVYSKIHNFCVQELGGFYLDIIKDRQYTTGANSKARRSCQTALFHISEALVRWIAPILAFTADELWQYLPGERNESVMLNTWYDGLTELPQGFELDRAYWDRIMAVKTAVNKEMEIQRAAKAVGGNLQAEVTLYAEEALSADLAKLGNELRFVLITSAASVAPLVQAPADAVVTEVAGLKLKVVKSSFVKCARCWHCREDVGVNPEHPEICGRCVDNISGTGEVRHYA
- the ribF gene encoding bifunctional riboflavin kinase/FAD synthetase: MQLVRGLHNLRPQHRGCVATIGNFDGVHRGHQAILARLRERALELGVPSCVVIFEPQPREFFAPDTAPARLARLRDKLQLLAAEGVDRVLCLAFNQRLSKLSAAEFVDTILVDGLDVKHLEVGDDFRFGCDRSGDFDYLQQAGIAQGFTVEAAQTVEMDGLRVSSTQVRNALAAADFALAERLLGRPYRIAGRILHGQKLARQLGTPTANVQLKRRRVPLTGVFLVSVDIDGKTWPGVANIGVRPTVQGDGKAHLEVHILDFAGDLYDRRLTVVFHQKLREEQRFASLEALKTAIHADIAAARALVATSANR
- the murJ gene encoding murein biosynthesis integral membrane protein MurJ codes for the protein MNLLKSLAAVSSITMLSRVLGFVRDTLIARIFGAGMATDAFFIAFKLPNLLRRIFAEGAFSQAFVPILAEYKSQKGEEATRTFIAYVTGLLTLVLALVTAAGMLAAPWVIWATAPGFTDTPEKFQLTSDLLRVTFPYILLISLSSLAGAILNTWNRFSVPAFVPTLLNVSMIVFAVFLTPYFNPPVMALGWAVLVGGLAQLLYQLPHLKKIGMLVLPRLNLRDSGVWRVMKQMLPAILGVSVSQISLIINTIFASFLVAGSVSWMYYADRLMELPSGVLGVALGTILLPTLAKTYASQDRQEYSRILDWGLRLCFVLVLPCSLALGILAEPLTVSLFQYGQFNAFDASMTQRALVAYSVGLLGIIVIKVLAPGFYAQQNIRTPVKIAIFTLVMTQLFNLLLIGPLAHAGLALAISAGACLNAGLLFYQLRKQKMYQPQPGWGKFGLKLLVAVAVMSAVLLGAMHFMPAWGEGQMFERFLRLGVLVVAGVVAYFGMLLLMGFRLRDFNRKALS
- the rpsT gene encoding 30S ribosomal protein S20 — translated: MANTPSAKKRAKQAEKRRSHNASLRSMVRTYIKNVVKAIDAKDAEKAQAAYVLAVPVIDRMADKGIIHKNKAARHKSRLNGHVKALNVAAAA